One Clupea harengus chromosome 11, Ch_v2.0.2, whole genome shotgun sequence DNA window includes the following coding sequences:
- the LOC116222423 gene encoding trypsin-2-like isoform X1, with product MRSLVFLVLLGAAFALDDDKIVGGYECEPYSKPWTVSLNSGYHFCGGSLVNENWVVSAAHCYKSRVEVRMGEHHIRVTEGNEQFIKSSRVIRHPNYSSYNIDNDIMLIKLSKPATLNQYVQAVALPTSCAAAGTKCLVSGWGNTMSSSVSGDKLQCLEIPILSDRDCDNSYPGMITDAMFCAGYLEGGKDSCQGDSGGPVVCNGELQGVVSWGYGCAEAGNPGVYAKVCLFNDWLESTMASY from the exons GGATGATGATAAGATTGTTGGAGGGTATGAGTGCGAGCCCTACTCCAAGCCCTGGACGGTGTCTCTGAACTCCGGCTACCACTTCTGCGGTGGTTCCCTGGTCAACGAGAACTGGGTCGTGTCTGCTGCTCACTGCTACAAATC CCGTGTTGAGGTTCGCATGGGCGAGCACCACATCAGAGTGACTGAGGGAAATGAGCAGTTCATCAAATCCTCCCGCGTCATCCGCCACCCCAACTACAGCTCCTACAACATTGACAACGACATCATGCTGATCAAGCTGAGCAAGCCCGCCACCCTCAACCAGTACGTGCAGGCCGTGGCCCTGCCCACCAGCTGTGCCGCCGCTGGCACCAAGTGCCTCGTGTCCGGCTGGGGCAACACCATGAGCTCCT CTGTTAGCGGTGACAAGCTCCAGTGCCTGGAGATCCCCATCCTCTCTGACCGCGACTGTGACAACTCCTACCCCGGCATGATCACCGACGCCATGTTCTGCGCTGGATACCTGGAGGGCGGCAAGGACTCTTGCCAG gGTGACTCTGGTGGCCCCGTGGTGTGCAATGGTGAGCTGCAGGGTGTTGTGTCCTGGGGATACGGCTGTGCTGAGGCCGGCAACCCCGGTGTCTACGCCAAG GTTTGCCTGTTCAATGACTGGCTTGAGAGCACCATGGCCAGCTATTAA
- the LOC116222423 gene encoding trypsin-1-like isoform X2, producing MGEHHIRVTEGNEQFIKSSRVIRHPNYSSYNIDNDIMLIKLSKPATLNQYVQAVALPTSCAAAGTKCLVSGWGNTMSSSVSGDKLQCLEIPILSDRDCDNSYPGMITDAMFCAGYLEGGKDSCQGDSGGPVVCNGELQGVVSWGYGCAEAGNPGVYAKVCLFNDWLESTMASY from the exons ATGGGCGAGCACCACATCAGAGTGACTGAGGGAAATGAGCAGTTCATCAAATCCTCCCGCGTCATCCGCCACCCCAACTACAGCTCCTACAACATTGACAACGACATCATGCTGATCAAGCTGAGCAAGCCCGCCACCCTCAACCAGTACGTGCAGGCCGTGGCCCTGCCCACCAGCTGTGCCGCCGCTGGCACCAAGTGCCTCGTGTCCGGCTGGGGCAACACCATGAGCTCCT CTGTTAGCGGTGACAAGCTCCAGTGCCTGGAGATCCCCATCCTCTCTGACCGCGACTGTGACAACTCCTACCCCGGCATGATCACCGACGCCATGTTCTGCGCTGGATACCTGGAGGGCGGCAAGGACTCTTGCCAG gGTGACTCTGGTGGCCCCGTGGTGTGCAATGGTGAGCTGCAGGGTGTTGTGTCCTGGGGATACGGCTGTGCTGAGGCCGGCAACCCCGGTGTCTACGCCAAG GTTTGCCTGTTCAATGACTGGCTTGAGAGCACCATGGCCAGCTATTAA
- the LOC105910642 gene encoding trypsin-2, whose protein sequence is MRSLVFLVLLGAAFALDDDKIVGGYECEPYSKPWTVSLNSGYHFCGGSLVNENWVVSAAHCYKSRVEVRMGEHHIRVTEGNEQFIKSSRVIRHPNYSSYNIDNDIMLIKLSKPATLNQYVQAVALPTSCAAAGTKCLVSGWGNTMSSSVSGDKLQCLEIPILSDRDCDNSYPGMITDAMFCAGYLEGGKDSCQGDSGGPVVCNGELQGVVSWGYGCAEAGNPGVYAKVCLFNDWLESTMASY, encoded by the exons ATGAGGTCTCTGGTCTTCCTTGTGCTCCTGGGAGCTGCTT TTGCTCTGGATGATGATAAGATTGTTGGAGGGTATGAGTGCGAGCCCTACTCCAAGCCCTGGACGGTGTCTCTGAACTCCGGCTACCACTTCTGCGGTGGTTCCCTGGTCAACGAGAACTGGGTCGTGTCTGCTGCTCACTGCTACAAATC CCGTGTTGAGGTTCGCATGGGCGAGCACCACATCAGAGTGACTGAGGGAAATGAGCAGTTCATCAAATCCTCCCGCGTCATCCGCCACCCCAACTACAGCTCCTACAACATTGACAACGACATCATGCTGATCAAGCTGAGCAAGCCCGCCACCCTCAACCAGTACGTGCAGGCCGTGGCCCTGCCCACCAGCTGTGCCGCCGCTGGCACCAAGTGCCTCGTGTCCGGCTGGGGCAACACCATGAGCTCCT CTGTTAGCGGTGACAAGCTCCAGTGCCTGGAGATCCCCATCCTCTCTGACCGCGACTGTGACAACTCCTACCCCGGCATGATCACCGACGCCATGTTCTGCGCTGGATACCTGGAGGGCGGCAAGGACTCTTGCCAG ggTGACTCTGGTGGCCCCGTGGTGTGCAACGGAGAACTGCAGGGTGTTGTGTCCTGGGGATACGGCTGTGCTGAGGCCGGCAACCCCGGTGTCTACGCCAAG GTTTGCCTCTTCAATGACTGGCTTGAGAGCACCATGGCCAGCTATTAA